The genomic DNA GCATGATTCGCATCAATGAGATCACCGACAAGGTGGCGTCCTACATAGACAAGCCCGATCTGGACCTTATTCAGCGGGCCTATGTTTTTTCAGCTCAGGCCCATGACGGCGTAGTGCGCCGTTCCGGTGAGCCGTATATTTCCCATCCCATGAACGTGGCCTTCTTGCTGGCTGACATGCAGCTTGACGAGGCGACCGTCGCGGCGGGGCTGCTACATGACACGGTGGAGGATACTGATACCACCGTGGACGAGATTGAAGACCTGTTCGGTTCGGATGTGGCCGATATTGTTGACGGTGTCACCAAGATATCCCGTATGGATTTCGAATCCAAGGCAGTGCAGCAGGCAGAGAACATTCGTAAGCTGATACTCGCCATGGCCGAGGATATTCGTGTCCTCATGGTCAAGCTTGCCGACCGCCTGCACAATATGCGTACCCTTGAATTCATGAAGCCGGTCAAGCAGCGGCTCATCGCCCAGGAAACCCAGGATATCTACGCTCCGCTCGCCAACCGTCTCGGTTTGCACCGGGTCAAGACCGAGCTTGAAGACCTTTGCCTCAAGTACTTGAAGCCGGACGTCTTCGGGCAGCTCAGTGAGGCTGTTTCCGAGCATCGCGCCGCCGGTGAGCCGTATATCGAAAAGGTCATCGACCTGATGAACGATATGCTCAAGAAGAACAAGCTCAAGGGGCGAGTCTACGGCCGGACAAAGCATCTGCATTCCATTCATGTGAAGATGGAGCAGCAGGGGCTGACCTTTGATGAAATTTACGACCTCATCGCATTCCGCATCATCGTGAAGTCGCTCAAGGACTGTTATGCGGTTCTTGGTCTTATTCATGCCATATGGCGGCCGGTTCCGGGGCGTTTCAAGGATTACATTTCCATCCCCAAGGCCAACATGTACCAGTCGCTGCACTCCACGGTCATTGGGCCGGATGGTGAGCGCATCGAGTTCCAGATCCGAACCGAGGAGATGAACCAGATCGCGGAATACGGTGTGGCCGCGCATTGGCAGTACAAGGAAGTCGGCAAGGGGGCGAAAAAGGGCAGGACGACCGGCACGCGTGATGCCGAGCGGTATACGTGGCTCAAACAGATCATGGATTGGCAGCGGGAACTGTCCGATCCCCGTGAGTTCATGTCTTCACTTCGACTGGATATGTTTCAGGAGGAGGTCTACGTCTTCACGCCCCACGGCGATATCAAGGAACTGCCCGAGGGCGCGACCCCGCTGGATTTCGCTTATGCCATTCACTCCGAAGTGGGCGACAAGTGTGCCGGGGCCAAGGTCAACGGGCGTATCGTGCCGTTGCACAGCACCCTCAAGAACGGTGATTCGATCGAGATTATTACCGACAAGAACCGTATGCCGAGTCGCGACTGGCTCAAATTTGTCAAGACAGCCAAGGCGCGTACCCGCATCAAGCAGTACATTCGAACCGTTGAGCGTGAACGTGCCATTGCCCTTGGCAAGGA from uncultured Pseudodesulfovibrio sp. includes the following:
- a CDS encoding bifunctional (p)ppGpp synthetase/guanosine-3',5'-bis(diphosphate) 3'-pyrophosphohydrolase, yielding MIRINEITDKVASYIDKPDLDLIQRAYVFSAQAHDGVVRRSGEPYISHPMNVAFLLADMQLDEATVAAGLLHDTVEDTDTTVDEIEDLFGSDVADIVDGVTKISRMDFESKAVQQAENIRKLILAMAEDIRVLMVKLADRLHNMRTLEFMKPVKQRLIAQETQDIYAPLANRLGLHRVKTELEDLCLKYLKPDVFGQLSEAVSEHRAAGEPYIEKVIDLMNDMLKKNKLKGRVYGRTKHLHSIHVKMEQQGLTFDEIYDLIAFRIIVKSLKDCYAVLGLIHAIWRPVPGRFKDYISIPKANMYQSLHSTVIGPDGERIEFQIRTEEMNQIAEYGVAAHWQYKEVGKGAKKGRTTGTRDAERYTWLKQIMDWQRELSDPREFMSSLRLDMFQEEVYVFTPHGDIKELPEGATPLDFAYAIHSEVGDKCAGAKVNGRIVPLHSTLKNGDSIEIITDKNRMPSRDWLKFVKTAKARTRIKQYIRTVERERAIALGKELLEKEGRRVGINVQKAIKDGDLSKLAGDFNCGCVDDLLTQVGFSRFTPRKVMKKLYSVMHGESYDARKLKPKAEPETKKKPKTDGLQISGVDNVLVRFASCCNPLPGEPIVGYITRGRGVTVHRIDCHNVKNFEDERLLQVTWEGVEEKPYPTKIRIKCLNKMGMLGKICMMLAEMDVNIDSGTFESKVDGTSTLEFTVEVKDLDQLYSTLAKIKALKAVQEALRVS